CGGCAAGGGCGTCACCGCGCGGGCGGCGCCCAGCCCGCGGCGGCGATGGGCGGCCGGCCAGGTCCGGTGATCCACCGGAACGGCGGGGTCGTCTCGATCCGCAGCTCCTCGTGGAACGGGAGACAGCGGAAGCGGTAGCGGGACGATGCCGCGGGGCACGCTCCCACCGCTCCGGCAGCCCGCCCGGTTCCCCGTCGAACTCGCAGAGCACGGTGACCCCGGGGATCCGGTCCACGGACAGGAGACCCTGCGCTTCCTCGCACACGACGACCAGGACGAGACTCCCCGGGCCGGGTGGCGCGGACCGGATCTCGTGCTGCACGACGGCGCGGCGGCTCGTGCGCTGCGCCGCCAGCCGGTGCGCGCGCCGACGAGCGTCGCGATCGCGTCGGACCACCGGCGTGCCCGCAGCGCCGGCTCGCTCTCGCCCGATTCCACCGGCCCCTCCCGATCGCCGCCCCGGGACGTCGTCGGCGCCGGCGAACCTCGACGAGCACTCGCTGTTCAAGGACAGCGAGGTCAACGTCGCCACCGACGACCGAAAGCTGATCGCCCGGTGCGCGGTCTGCTCGTCGACGGCTGACCGTTCTCCCGGTGGCGTGCCGGCCACCGGGAGAACGGTCAGCGGCGCTCAGGCGGCCGGCCCGGCGGGCGCTGCCCCCGGCGTCGCCGGTCCGACGTGGATCGAGTGGCTCTCCGGCGTCGCGTCGACCGGGCCCAGCGTCCAGGTGACCGTGATCCCCCGGTCCTCCGGGTGTTCCGGCTCGACCGTGACGGCCAGCGGTGTCTGCTGCCGTTCGGGCGAGACGACGGTCCACGTCAGCTGCACGTAGGCCGAGGCACCGTCGCGCAGGTACACCGCCGGCGAGTCCGCCGGCGCGTCGTTGGCGACCAGCACGTCGTGCGCCCCGACCAGACCCACCGGCACCACACCGGGGATCACGCAGGCCGCCCCCGGCTTCGCGGTGAACTGCAAGTACCCGCCACGGGTGCCGGCGGCCGCACCGCCGTAGCTCAGCGTGCTGTCCACCTGCTGCGTGTCCGTGCACCGCGGAACGGCCGACTCCGCCTGGGCGGTTCCGACGGCCACCGTCGCGACAGCCGCCGCGGCGACGGCCACGGCCCCCGTGCGGCACACCATCCCGGCACTCCTCATCGATCTCCCCTTTCAAGTGAGCGATTCACTTCGTCCACCTACATCCGGTAAGACGCTCACGGCGACGGGGCGGTGCGCCGGTGTGGGATTGGCCGCAACGAGGCAACCCCGGCCGGCCCGGCGGATCGCGGCCGGCGGCGTTAGCGTGGACGACGTGCGCGTGGCGACCTGGAACGTGAACTCCGTGAAACAGCGGATACCGCGGCTGCTGCCGTGGCTGGACCAGCGGCGCCCGGACGTGGTGTGCCTGCAGGAGACCAAACTGGCCGACGAGGCGTTCCGCGAGCTGCTCGGCGACGAGCTCGCCCAGCGCGGGTACGAGGTGGCGCTGGCCGGGGAACCGCGGTGGAACGGGGTCGCGATCCTGTCCAGGGCCGGGCTGGCGGACGTGGTCACCGGCCTGCCCGGCGCGCCCGGTTTCCCGCACCCGGAGGCCCGCGCGGTGGCCGCGACCTGCGGCGGCGTGCGCGTGCACTCGCTGTACGTGCCGAACGGCCGCACCCCCGGGTCGGAGCACTACGAGTACAAGCTGGCGTGGCTCGCGGCGTTGCGGGACGTCGTCGCCGGCGGGCCGGAGGCGGTCCTGCTGTGCGGCGACATGAACATCGCACCCACCGACGCCGACGTCTTCGACCCCGCGGCGTACGAGGGCCACACCCACGTCACCCCCGCGGAACGCGCCGCGCTGGCCGAGCTGACCGGACTCGGCCTGCGCGACGTCATCCGGGACCGCTGGCCGTCCGAACGCGTCTTCACCTACTGGGACTACCGGGCCGGGATGTTCCACCAGGACCTCGGGATGCGCATCGACCTGGTGCTCGCGTCGGCGCCGGTGGCGGGCCGGGTTGCGGCCGCGTGGGTCGACCGGCACGCCCGCAAGGGCACCGGGCCGAGTGATCACGCGCCGGTGATCGTCGACCTGGACGACGCCCCGGACGGCGACATCGGCCCGGTGGTTCCGCCCCCGTCCGCGCCCCGGGCACGGCGGGGGCGGGTCACCCTGCCGCAGTCGAAGTGATCGCCATCGGTCAGGGCACGCGCGACGTGCGCAGGACGCTCAGCCGTCGTGCAGGATGACGCCGCGGATGTTGCGCCCGGCGTGCATGTCGGCGTACGCCTGGTTGATCTCGTCCAGCCGGTAGGTGGTGGTGATCAGCTCGTCCAGTTTTAGCGTGCCGGCCTGGTACATCCGCGCCAGGCGGGTGATCTCGTAGGACGGCGTGCCCATCCCGAAGATCACCCCCTGGATGCGCTTCTGCATCATCGACAGCGCCCACAGGTTGATCGGCAGGCCCTCGTCCCGCACGTCGCCGATGCCGGTCACCACCACGGTGCCGAACTTGCCGATCGCGTTGACCGCCTGGGCAACGTGCTCACCGGTGGTGACGCCGACGGTGACGATCGCGGAGTGCGCGCCCTGGCCGTTGGTGACCGACCGGGCGAAGTCCGCGGCCTCGCCGAGGTCCCCGAACGCGCGCGTGGCGCCGAACTCCAGGGCTTTGTCCCGTTTGGACGCCACTGGGTCGACCGCGATGACGTGCGCGGCGCCCCGCGCCCGGGCGCCCTGCACCGCGTTCATGCCCACGCCGCCGACGCCCATGACGATCACGGTGTCGCCGGCCGAGACCTCCGCGCCGTACTCGGCCGAGCCCCAGCCGGTCGGCACACCGCAGGACAACAGCGCGGCAACGGGGAACGGGATGCCCGGGTCGATCCTGGTCAGGGAGTACTCGGGCACGATCGCGTGCTGGGCGAAGGTGCCGACCATGGTCATCTGGGCGACGTCGGCGCCGTCCAGGTGCGCCCGGTAAGTGCCGTCGGTCATGCAGCCGGTGAGCGCGTACATGCCGAGGTCGCAGAGGTTGCCGCGGCCGGACGAGCAGGCCTCGCACCGCCCGCAGGAGGGCACGAACTGAGCCACGACGTGGTCGCCGACGGCGAGGTCACGCACCCCGGGGCCGACCTCCTCGACGACGCCCGCGCCCTCGTGCCCGCCGATGAGCGGCAGGTGGGGGGTCGGCATGTCCCCGGTGGTCGCGTGGTCGTCGGAGTGGCACAACCCGGCCGCGGCGAAGCGCACCCGGACCTCGTGCTCCTTCGGCTCGTCCAGGTCGATGTCCACGATCTGCCACTTGCCCGGCTGTTCGAGGAGCGCCGCCGCACGGGTTCGCATCATTGCCCACCTTCACCTTGACCAGACGCCGACCTGGCGAAGGTAGAACAGGTTCTAATTGTCGTCAAGGAGCCCAGGGGCACGCCCGGCCGTTACCCCGCAGGTAATGGACGCTGCTCCGGCTGTTCCGGAGGATCGGGTGGACACCGACGGAAAGGACGGACGCCATGACCGCCTACGCACTCGCCCACCTGATGCCCGCCGAGCCGCACCCGGACGTCTGCGAGTACCTGGAGCGCATCCAGGCCACGCTCGACCCGTTCGGCGGCCGGTTCGTCGTGCACGGCGCGGCCGTCGAGGTCCGCGAGGGCAGCTGGCCCGGCCACCTGGTGATCATCGAGTTCCCCACCCTGGCGGACGCCCGCGCCTGGTACGACTCCCCCGCCTACCAGGCGATCCTGCCGCTGCGCGCCGACCACATCGACGGCGACCTGCTGATCGTCGACGGGGTCGGGCCCGGGCACGACTCGGCCGCGATGGGACGAGCCATGCGTGCGGCACTGACGTAGTGCGCGGCCGGCACCGGGGTGTCGAGTCCGGCGCCCGCCGTTCGTCCTCGGGAGGTCATCGCGGGGAAAGGAGTTCACGGTGGAGCCGATGGATGTGCTGGAGCAGTACCGGCGCGCGCAGGACGGGCTGGACGGGGTGCTGGCGGCGGTGCCGGCCGGCCGGTGGGACGCGCCGTCGAGGTGCGCGGAGTGGTCGGTGCGCGACGTCGCCGGGCACCTGATCTGGGGCCAGTGGCAGATGCGGTCGTGGGCGACCGGTGAGGCCGACCCGGACCGCGCGGGCGCGCCGGGTTCGCCGCACCCCGGCGCGCTGACCGGGGACGATCCGGTGTCCGCCTGGCGTGCCGCGCGGGCGGCCTCGATGCCCGAGCTGACCGGGAAAGCGCTTGCGCGACCCATCCGGATCACCGGGATCGGGGACGTACCGCTGGCCGCGGTGGTGCCGCTGATCATCACCGACACCATCGCGCACACCTGGGACATCGGGCACGCACTGGGGATGGACGTCCGGGTGGACGCGGACCTGGTGGCCCTGGCGGACGACTGGGCCCGCGCCCACGTGGTGCGGCGGCCCGGCTTCTTTGGACCGGAGGTGCCGCCCCCGGACGGGGCGGACGCCCAGACCCGGCTGATGGCGTTCCTCGGCCGCGCCGCCTGAACCGGAAGCGCCGGCTGCCGGGCCGGGGGGCTATTCCCCGGCGAGGGCGAGCACCGTGCGGGCCTGCTCGAGCATCGCGACGTCGAGGAAGGTGCCGTCGGTCAGGGCGATCGCTCCGACACCCGCCGCGGTCGCGTCGCCCAGCCGGGCCAGCACCTCGCGAGCCCGCGAGACCTCCTGCTCGCTGGGCAGGAACGCGGCGCGGATCGTGTCCAGCTGGGACGGGTGGATCGCCGTGCGGCCGCGGAAACCGAGTGCCCGCCCGGCCCGGCAGGACGCCGCGAGGCCGTCGAGGTCGCGCACGTTCGGGTACGCGGACATCACCGGCGGCACCAGGCGCGCGGCCCGGGCCGCGACGACGACGCGGCTGCGCGCCCAGGCCAGGCCGGCGTCGTCGGTGACGCCCAGGTCCGAGCGCAGGTCCGCCTCGCCCAGCCCGATCGACGCGACCTGCGGCGAAGCCGTCGCGATGTCCAGCGCCCGCTCGACCCCGAGCGCCGACTCGATCAGCACGTGCAGGTCGCGGCCGGGCAGCGCGGCGGCCAGCGCACGCACCTCATCCGGCGATTCGACCTTCGGGATCCGCGCCCCGACCGCGGCCGGCAGGCTCCGCACCGCGTCGAGGTCGGCGGCGTGCCACGGCGTGCTCGCGTGGTTGATGCGGACCTGCACCGGCCGTCCGGCCGACGCCAGCAACCGCACCACGTGCTCGCGCGCCTCGTCCTTGCGGGCCGGGGCGACGGCGTCCTCCAGGTCGGCCAGCACCACGTCGGCCGGCGACGCCAGCGCCTTCTCCACGCGATCCGGCCGGTCGGCCGGCACGTACAACAACGTCAGCGCCGGCGCGCTCATACCGCCCCCTCCGCCCGCAGCCGCGCGATGTCCGCGGCGGAAAACCCCAGCTCGCCCAGCACGTCCGCGGTGTCGGCGCCGTGCGGCCGCCCGGTGTGCGCGATGACGCCGTCGTGGTCGGACAACCGGAAGATCGGCCCCTGCACCAGCGTCGGCCCGAGCTCCGGGTCCTCGATCTCGTGGATCGTGCCCAGGGCCTGGAACTGCGGATCGGCCACGATGTCGGCGGCGTCGTAGATCGGCGCGACCGCGGCCTGCGCGGCCTCGAACTCGGCGATCACCTCGTCCCGGCTCCGCTGCCCGATCCACGCGCCCACGGCCTCGTCCAGCTCGTCGGCGTGCTTCGCGCGCTCGGCGCCGCTGGCGAACCACGGCTCGTCGATCAGGTCCGGCCGTCCGACGAGCCGCATCACCCGCTCGGCGATCGACTGCGCCGACGTGGACACCGCGACCCACTGCCCGTCGCCGGTGCGGTAGGTGTTGCGCGGCGCGTTGTTCACCGACCGGTTGCCGGTGCGCGGCTGCACCGAGCGCAGCTGGTCCCACCGGGTGATCTGCGGGCCGAGCATCGCCAGGATCGGCTCGACGATCGCGGTGTCGACGACCTGCCCGCGCCCGGTCCGGTCCCGCGCCGACAGGGCGACCATGATCGCGTAGGCGGTGGCGAGCGAGGCGATGCCGTCGGCGAGCCCGAACGGCGGCAGCGTGGGCGGGCCGTCCGGTTCACCGGTGGCGGCGGCGAAGCCGCTCATCGCCTCGGCGAGCGTGCCGAACCCGGGTCGTCTCCGGTACGGGCCGAACTGCCCGAACCCGGTGACGCGCGCGAGCACCAGCCGCGGGTTGCGCGCGGACAGCTCGTCGTAGCCGAGGTCCCAGCGTTCCAGCGTGCCGGGCCGGAAGTTCTCGATGATCACGTCCGACCGCTGCGCCAGCGCCAGGAACACCTCACGCCCGCCGGGGCTGCCGAGGTCGGCGGTGATCGTGCGCTTGTTGCGGCCGAGCGTCTTCCACCACAGGTTGACGCCGTCCTTGGCGACGCCGTGGTGGCGCGCCGGGTCGGGCCGGTCCGGGTGTTCGACCTTGATCACCTCGGCGCCCATGTCACCGAGGTGCATCGCCGCCATCGGACCGGCGAACAGCGTGGCCGCGTCGACCACGCGCAGCCCGGCGAGGGCACCCGCACCGGGGTCGCGGGAGACGGTCACGCGGTCACCTCCGGCAGGTCCCAGGCGCAGCGGAACCCGACGGTCGCGCTGCGCGCGAGCCCCAGCCCGGGCAGCAGCAGTTTGACGCTGTAGTCCGGGTCGTGGCGGCCGCCTTCGAGGTACCAGTCCGAGCCTTCCGCGCGGTAATCGCTGCCGCCCTTGAGGATCACGAACCGGGTGCGCCCGTCGGAGTGCTCGCTCTCGGTCCAGTTCCACACCGCCGGTTCGCCGCGGCGCAGCAGACCGGTCTCGCCGGCGAGCTGCCATTCGTCCTCGGTGGGCAGTCGCCCGCCGCGCCACGCGCAGTACGCGCGGGCGTCGTCGAGGTCCACATGGGTCACCGGCGCGCCGGGGTCGGTGTTCCCGGCGAGGAAGCGGTGCGGCTGCGCGGGACGGTAGCCGGTGGCCGCCACGAATTCGGCGAACTGCGCGCGGGTCACCTCGGTCGCGGCGACCGCGACCGGGTTGGCGAGCGCGCCGTCGCGTTGCAGGGTGCGCGCGTCGTGCAGGCGCGGCGGCAACGGCTTCCACTCGTCGACGTACGGCGCGCCCTGGTACATCCCGGTTTCACGGGCGCGGTGGCGCACGGTCAGCACGTACGGCCCGGCCGGCACGACCACCGCGTCCGGCTCGGGTTCACCGGTCGTGCGGACCGGTTCGCGGCGGATCGCGAGGCGGTGCGGGAACCGGGCGTCCGGATCGTGCGGCAGGTCCGGCAGGTCCGCGACCCACCTGGGTTCCTCCGCGGCCCGCAGGAAAGCCGCGATCCCGCGGGCAGGAACCCCGTGCCCCAGCAGGGGTGTGGCACCGGGCACGACCGGGCCGGTGTAGTCCTCCTCGCCCCGGTTCACGACCGTCCACAGTGTCTGGTCGCCGAGGTCCCAGCGCGAGCCGTACACCCCGGCCTCCTCGGCGCCGGGCGCGAGTTCGGCCAGCGGGGTCCACTCCCCGTACAGCAGCAGGTCCCCGGCCGCGCGCTGGACGGTCACCATGCGCCGCACGGTCGCCGCGTCCCGGCGGGACCACCCCACCCACACGCCGAACACGACCTCCCACACCATCACGCCGGCGCCGTTGAGCCACGCCGACTGCAACTCCTCGGTGTGGTCGCGGTGCCAGCGGCGGACGTGGTGCTGCATGTGCCGCCGCTCGTACCAGTGCGCGCGCAGCACGCCGGGCACCGGCGAGTCGGCGAAGAACTGCGCCCACGACGAGGCGTGGTCCTCGATCCGCTCGACCGGCAGCTTCGACTCGCCCTCCAGCACGATGCCCGGCTTGGCGCGTTCCAGCGCCGCCACGAACTCCGGCTCGGCCTTCTTCAACGTGTCGAGGAAGACGCCGTCGGCGCCCAGGTCGGCCACCAGCGCGGCGAGTTCGGCGAGATCGTCGTCCGCGCGGCGGGTGCCCACGTCCCACGGGTTGTAGTCGACGAACACGTGCAACCCGGCGTCGTGCAGGTGGGCGACGAGATCGGTCAGCCCCGGCACGTCGCGGTAGAAGTCCCACTGGTTGCGGTCGTCCAGGCCGATCACCGGGTACGCGTGCCACAGCACCACGGCATCCAGCCCGCCGAACCGCTCCCGGGCGTCGGCGAGGAACCGCTCGGGCGTGAACCGGCCGATGCCGAAGTCGTAGAGCAGTTCGTCCCACAACCACACCTGCGCGACGGTGCGGCAGCGCGCCGCCCAGGCCGCACCGGGACGCTCGTACGCGGCACCGGTGTAGCCGTGGCGGCGGCGCGCGTCCTCGCGCCACTCACGCAGGCGCGCACGCCACGCCGGGCGGTCGGCCGGGTCGGGCGGCCCGGCGAAGATCTTCGCCTCGTCCAGCGCGGCGAGCTGCTCGCCGGTAACCGGGCCGAGCGGGACGCCGGTGGGCCGGTCGATCGGGCGCGGCACCAGCGGATCGAACGTGTAGGTCATTTCGCGCTCTCCTCGGCGACCTCCGCCGCGGTGGGTACGGCGTCCTGCGCGCCGGGACGGGTGACTGCCAGCGCCCCCGCGACCCCGGCAATCCGGGCTGCCTCGGGCAGGGCGAGCCCGCGCGCCAGCGCGGCGGCGAGCACCCCGCAGAACGTGTCGCCGGCACCGGTCGTGTCGACCGCCGCCACCCGCTTGCCGGGGATGCGCACCGGTTCGGCATCGCGTTCGGCGACCAGCGAACCCCCGGCACCGAGGGTGATCACGACCGCCGGCACGCGGTCGAGCAGCACCCCGGCGAGGCCCTCCGGCGAGCCGCCGGTGCGGGCGAGGTCGGCGGCTTCGTGCTCGTTGACGATGAGCAGGTCCACCACGTCCCACAGGTCGGCGGGCAGGTCACGCGACGGCGCGGCGTTGAGTGCCATGACCGCACCGGGCCGCCGGGCCGCGGCGGCCGCGCGCACCACGCCGAGCGGGATCTCCAGCTGCGCGAGCACGACGTCGGCGTGCGCGATCCGGTGCAGCTGCGCGTCGGTCAGCGCCAGGCGGGCGTTGGCACCCGGCGCCACGACGATCGCGTTCTCCCCGTCCGGGGACACGGTGATCAGCGCGGTCCCGGTGGGAGCGTCCACCCGGGACACCAGGTCGGTGCGGACCCCGGCCCGCTCCAGCGACGCCAGCAGCAGTTCCGCGGACTCGTCGGTGCCGAGCGCACCGGCGAACGTGGTCTCCGCGCCCCCGGCCCGCGCGGCGGCCACGGCCTGGTTGGCCCCCTTGCCGCCGGGGTTGCGGCGCAGATCGCCGCCGAGGATCGTCTCGCCACCACCCGGGTGGCGCGGCACCTCGACGACGAGGTCCACGTTGGCCGAGCCGACGACCACGACCTGCCCGGTCATGCGGCACCTCGTTCCACGGTCAGGGCGGCCGTGCGGGCCGCGAGTGCGGTGATGCGCTGGTCCCCGCCGGGCAGGGACGTGGCGATGCGGTCGTCCAGCGGCTTCGCCCATTGTTCCGACACCCCGTGCAGGGCGCCGACCACCCCGCCGACGGTGGCCGCGG
The sequence above is a segment of the Amycolatopsis viridis genome. Coding sequences within it:
- a CDS encoding DUF1330 domain-containing protein, translated to MTAYALAHLMPAEPHPDVCEYLERIQATLDPFGGRFVVHGAAVEVREGSWPGHLVIIEFPTLADARAWYDSPAYQAILPLRADHIDGDLLIVDGVGPGHDSAAMGRAMRAALT
- a CDS encoding SUMF1/EgtB/PvdO family nonheme iron enzyme; this encodes MTYTFDPLVPRPIDRPTGVPLGPVTGEQLAALDEAKIFAGPPDPADRPAWRARLREWREDARRRHGYTGAAYERPGAAWAARCRTVAQVWLWDELLYDFGIGRFTPERFLADARERFGGLDAVVLWHAYPVIGLDDRNQWDFYRDVPGLTDLVAHLHDAGLHVFVDYNPWDVGTRRADDDLAELAALVADLGADGVFLDTLKKAEPEFVAALERAKPGIVLEGESKLPVERIEDHASSWAQFFADSPVPGVLRAHWYERRHMQHHVRRWHRDHTEELQSAWLNGAGVMVWEVVFGVWVGWSRRDAATVRRMVTVQRAAGDLLLYGEWTPLAELAPGAEEAGVYGSRWDLGDQTLWTVVNRGEEDYTGPVVPGATPLLGHGVPARGIAAFLRAAEEPRWVADLPDLPHDPDARFPHRLAIRREPVRTTGEPEPDAVVVPAGPYVLTVRHRARETGMYQGAPYVDEWKPLPPRLHDARTLQRDGALANPVAVAATEVTRAQFAEFVAATGYRPAQPHRFLAGNTDPGAPVTHVDLDDARAYCAWRGGRLPTEDEWQLAGETGLLRRGEPAVWNWTESEHSDGRTRFVILKGGSDYRAEGSDWYLEGGRHDPDYSVKLLLPGLGLARSATVGFRCAWDLPEVTA
- a CDS encoding TIGR03086 family metal-binding protein, giving the protein MDVLEQYRRAQDGLDGVLAAVPAGRWDAPSRCAEWSVRDVAGHLIWGQWQMRSWATGEADPDRAGAPGSPHPGALTGDDPVSAWRAARAASMPELTGKALARPIRITGIGDVPLAAVVPLIITDTIAHTWDIGHALGMDVRVDADLVALADDWARAHVVRRPGFFGPEVPPPDGADAQTRLMAFLGRAA
- a CDS encoding NDMA-dependent alcohol dehydrogenase; amino-acid sequence: MMRTRAAALLEQPGKWQIVDIDLDEPKEHEVRVRFAAAGLCHSDDHATTGDMPTPHLPLIGGHEGAGVVEEVGPGVRDLAVGDHVVAQFVPSCGRCEACSSGRGNLCDLGMYALTGCMTDGTYRAHLDGADVAQMTMVGTFAQHAIVPEYSLTRIDPGIPFPVAALLSCGVPTGWGSAEYGAEVSAGDTVIVMGVGGVGMNAVQGARARGAAHVIAVDPVASKRDKALEFGATRAFGDLGEAADFARSVTNGQGAHSAIVTVGVTTGEHVAQAVNAIGKFGTVVVTGIGDVRDEGLPINLWALSMMQKRIQGVIFGMGTPSYEITRLARMYQAGTLKLDELITTTYRLDEINQAYADMHAGRNIRGVILHDG
- a CDS encoding CaiB/BaiF CoA transferase family protein, whose translation is MTVSRDPGAGALAGLRVVDAATLFAGPMAAMHLGDMGAEVIKVEHPDRPDPARHHGVAKDGVNLWWKTLGRNKRTITADLGSPGGREVFLALAQRSDVIIENFRPGTLERWDLGYDELSARNPRLVLARVTGFGQFGPYRRRPGFGTLAEAMSGFAAATGEPDGPPTLPPFGLADGIASLATAYAIMVALSARDRTGRGQVVDTAIVEPILAMLGPQITRWDQLRSVQPRTGNRSVNNAPRNTYRTGDGQWVAVSTSAQSIAERVMRLVGRPDLIDEPWFASGAERAKHADELDEAVGAWIGQRSRDEVIAEFEAAQAAVAPIYDAADIVADPQFQALGTIHEIEDPELGPTLVQGPIFRLSDHDGVIAHTGRPHGADTADVLGELGFSAADIARLRAEGAV
- a CDS encoding HpcH/HpaI aldolase/citrate lyase family protein translates to MSAPALTLLYVPADRPDRVEKALASPADVVLADLEDAVAPARKDEAREHVVRLLASAGRPVQVRINHASTPWHAADLDAVRSLPAAVGARIPKVESPDEVRALAAALPGRDLHVLIESALGVERALDIATASPQVASIGLGEADLRSDLGVTDDAGLAWARSRVVVAARAARLVPPVMSAYPNVRDLDGLAASCRAGRALGFRGRTAIHPSQLDTIRAAFLPSEQEVSRAREVLARLGDATAAGVGAIALTDGTFLDVAMLEQARTVLALAGE
- a CDS encoding ribokinase, coding for MTGQVVVVGSANVDLVVEVPRHPGGGETILGGDLRRNPGGKGANQAVAAARAGGAETTFAGALGTDESAELLLASLERAGVRTDLVSRVDAPTGTALITVSPDGENAIVVAPGANARLALTDAQLHRIAHADVVLAQLEIPLGVVRAAAAARRPGAVMALNAAPSRDLPADLWDVVDLLIVNEHEAADLARTGGSPEGLAGVLLDRVPAVVITLGAGGSLVAERDAEPVRIPGKRVAAVDTTGAGDTFCGVLAAALARGLALPEAARIAGVAGALAVTRPGAQDAVPTAAEVAEESAK
- a CDS encoding exodeoxyribonuclease III → MDDVRVATWNVNSVKQRIPRLLPWLDQRRPDVVCLQETKLADEAFRELLGDELAQRGYEVALAGEPRWNGVAILSRAGLADVVTGLPGAPGFPHPEARAVAATCGGVRVHSLYVPNGRTPGSEHYEYKLAWLAALRDVVAGGPEAVLLCGDMNIAPTDADVFDPAAYEGHTHVTPAERAALAELTGLGLRDVIRDRWPSERVFTYWDYRAGMFHQDLGMRIDLVLASAPVAGRVAAAWVDRHARKGTGPSDHAPVIVDLDDAPDGDIGPVVPPPSAPRARRGRVTLPQSK
- a CDS encoding DUF4232 domain-containing protein — protein: MRSAGMVCRTGAVAVAAAAVATVAVGTAQAESAVPRCTDTQQVDSTLSYGGAAAGTRGGYLQFTAKPGAACVIPGVVPVGLVGAHDVLVANDAPADSPAVYLRDGASAYVQLTWTVVSPERQQTPLAVTVEPEHPEDRGITVTWTLGPVDATPESHSIHVGPATPGAAPAGPAA